In Catharus ustulatus isolate bCatUst1 chromosome 30, bCatUst1.pri.v2, whole genome shotgun sequence, the DNA window cctggcacctgCGGGCACCACgagggctcagggtgggctcagCTCCATGGGTCACCCCCTGGTGTGACCAGagcctgtcccctgctctggggacatcccagagcatcccagagagGGGAGACCCCAGTGCTGGAATTGGGGACCCCTGGTGTGACCCCATCGGGGGTCCCGGTGACATCGGGTGTGACaggtcccccctgtcccccagacccgctggtgctgcaggtgccggCGCGGGCGCTGCTGGagggggacacggtgacactgCGCTGCCGGGGCAGGCCAGACCTGTCGGTCACCTCGGTGTCCTTCTACCACGATGGGAAGAAACTGGGGACGCTTCAGGATGGGAccgagctgtccctgtcccctctgcagctgaacCACAGTGGCCGCTACCACTGCAGGGGCCTGGTGAAAGATCGGGGGTGGGAGCTTTCGGCAGCGGTGGCACTGACAGTGCAGGGTGAGCACCCCACAGCCGCCACCCCgacacccccacagcccctccccaggcacTCGGGCTCACAAATCCCCCTCCCCCATCTCCTTCCCAGAGCTTTTCAcggtgctggtgctggagggTCCCCCTGATCTCCCCGAGGGGTCCTCCCTCAATCTCATCTGCCtcaacacccccagcccccagggGACACCCCCTGGGGACATCTGTGTCCCACAGAAATCTTTCTCGTGTccccccacctctgccctgtgtcccctcatcgctctctgtgtcccctcacccctccaTGGGGTGACCCCATCCACGACATTTCCCCATCAAAATCATCTCTCCCGTGCCCCCCTCCCCCAATACCGGgtgccagcccctccccccggcctcagccctgtctgtgtccccGCAGTGCCCGTGGCCAATGCCACCATCACCCCCGGTCCCCTGGCACTCCAGGTGACACCACTGCTGGAGGTGACACCACAGGGAACCACTGGACACCGCTGGAACACAGGTGGGGTCACACGGGGTCATTGGGATTGCAggagccctgcagtgacaggtgaCCCTGAtgtgtcccttctgtccccagcagtggcCGCAGGCCTTGGCGggtccctcctcttcctgctcctgctcgtggctggagctgtgggctggCACTGGTGGAACAACATGGGtgggtgacaatggggacaatgggggtCCTGGAGAGTGGTGGGAAGGCCCCCAGAGAAGGGGGGTGGCACCCACAGCCCTGACTCgggaggggctgagcccccagtgACCTTGGCTCAGGGCCCTGGGGTGTCTGGGAGGTGCTGAAGGGTCGTGCAGGGATGTTGGGGGTTCTCTCAGGGCTTTTTGGGGAATTCAGGGGgtgcccctccctgccaggcttGGGGTTCTGGGTGGCTCAGGGGTTAGCAAAGTTGGGTGGTTCAGGGTTTCTGAGGGGcatcagggacactggggggaccTGGAGGGAATTGAGGCTCTGGTGGTGGTTCAGGATTGCCGAGGGTGGATGGGGAATCAAAGTCACCCCTCCAGTTTTCctttgcagctgccaggaagctCCAGGAAAGGTGAGTGCAGGCTCTGACCCTGATTTGggttttccccaaacccccagcacctcccatcccctccctcacaCCCCCTTATTCCCACAGGGCCCCCCCGCTGGAGGATCCTCAGGCCACCTACATGGAGCTGCGGGGGCCACATGGGCAACCTTGGGAACCCAGTGACATCTATGGCAATCTACAGCAAAAGTTGTGACACTCTGGGAAGGGGGAGGCACTGGAGGGAGGGGAAGCCCCCAGAGTGGgggcagagatggggcagcacccagggctgggggaaacTGAGCCCACAGTGACCTCggctgggggtcctgggagaTGTGGGGGAAATTTGGAGGGTCTTGGTTGGGCTCCGGGGGAATCCCTGGGTGTGCTTTGAGGAACattggggtggcactgggagctcctggagggTTTAGGGAGTGCTTGGAGGAGCGTGCAGAAATGTTGGGGGATCTTCTTGAGATCCTGGGGGAGTTGGGGGgtgcccctccctgccaggcttTGAGTTTTGTTGCTCAGAGTGTTGGGGACATCGGGGCTGTTGGGGACACTGCAGAGGTGCAGAAGTTCTGGGGGGTTCAGGGGTGCTTGGGGTGCCCGGGGTAAATAAGGGGTGCGATGGGAATTGGGGGtgcatttgggatttggggctgcagtggggatttgggggtgcatttgggatttgggggtgccgTGGGTGCTtggagctgcccaggaaggTTCAGGGGTCCCGGGGTCCCCACGGTcaccccctccccttttccttgcAGCCTCCAGGAAGCCCCAGGACAGGTGAGTGGGGGGCTCTGGCTGGAACTCCCCGTTCCCCCTCTCCAGACACCACCCAGACCCCCCCTTATCCCCACAGGACCCCCcgcaggatggggctgggctggacccCCACGTCGTGGGCACCGAGCGGGCAGGGGGTGAGtacagggggggacagggacacgtcACCCACGGGTGTCACCCCCACCCAGGTCCCCAACCCCGGAGTCTctcacagggacccccccaTCACCTCCCCCAGGTGAGCACGAGGAGCTGCCGGGACCCCACGGGCGACAGCGGGACCCCAATGACAGCTACGAGAACATTctgtgacactgggggacactggggacactggggacacttggagACCCCACCCGAGGGCcccccctgtgtgtcccccgCCAGGTTCCCGCACTGGGCTGCTGCCTTGGTCTCTTGTGCCCGGGCGCTGCCGGTGCTGGTGCCGGGAGCGATTGGTGCAAAGCGTGAGTTTGCCAAAGGAGCGATTTGCCCTGGTCCCTCCCGGCCGAGGCCGCCATGGCCCCTGAGGGGTTGGAGCTGGCACCGGGGCGCCCCCTGCTGGCCGGAAGTGCTCCCGTgcagcgccccctgctggccgggagtgctccctgcagcgccccctgctggccgggagtgctccctgcagcgccccctgctggcCGTGCCCAGAACTGCACCAAAGATGAACAAACAGCCCTGAGCGGGTTGGaaatttctgttctgctcttGCTGTTTGTTCAGttctattttaataaattttctaataatttgactgttattccttttcttacattttttcctgtaagcCCCATAATTTTCACAGTTATCTCAGTGTGGAGGGACGGGTCCTCTTTCCATTCCAAGAAGGTTCCCGAAGGTTCCTGCTTTCCTTGGCAGATGTTTCTCTTTGTAACCAAGATGGTTTCCAACTCTTGGATTCCAGCGTGAATGGGGCAGACACTCCGAGAGCAGACAGGTTCAGAAACTTGGCCACCTCTTGCTCTGCCTTTTAAGCCCTTGGGCCACCAAGGGCCCTCTCCCAGGGACTTCAGGTCCCTCGGCCActcaggagctgggtttggcagagcgtcaccctgtccccagtgacCCATGGTTCACAGACTGATTAACACATGGGGCCCTATGTCACCAAAAACAAGGCctgacccagccctgccacacaCAGCTGATCCAAAATGTCTCCAGACATCCAACTGTTCCTGTCCCTCACaccccaccctgtgccatggcCTGATCCCCACTGCCCTGGAAAAGGGGGAGGCTGCGGAACCCCCCAGGGCCTTTGTGACATCATGGTGTGGGGAACACGGCCCAGGAGGGGTTTGAGACAGGGGAGAAGGGAATCCAGAGCACTGGTTTGTAGTGGCAGCCCCAAACTGGAGAATCCCATTCCTAAAGCCCGACAGAGCTGAACAAAGAAACACCATCTGTGCCAGTTGAAccaaaaagctgcattttggtGCCAAGTAAGAGGGAAACGAGTCCTGTGTTCCCGTGGCACTGGGAGGAGAGATGAGGAGCCGTGGGTgtactgggagtgctgggaggggCATTGCAGAGGCACTGGGAGTAcagggggactgggagggagaaTGGGAAGCAGCTTGGATCTACTGGGAGCAATggagaggcactgggaggggaaatAGGGAGCCCTTGGGGGTACTGGGAGCACAGTGGGGAGGGAATGGGGAAGTGTCTGAGGGTTCTGGGAGCACTTGGATGTGGAATGGGGAGCCACTGgtggcagtgggagggaggtggggaagcCCTTAGGGGTTCAGGGGTCatggggagctctgggtgctctgtgcagcctcacACGTGACCCCCAATTGTGCCAAATACCCGTGAATGTTGGGCACCCATGGGAGCAATGGGGGGAACACACATGTGTGGTGCCCATGAGTGGGGTCCCCCAattgtccccagtgcccccagtgcccccagtgcctcGAGTGTCACAGCACATTCATGTAGATGTCCCCGCATTCCCGCGGTTGCCCATGGGTCGCTGCCAGCTCTGCGTAGGTCACCTGGGGATCCTGGAGTGTGGTGGCACGGGGGGACGCTGCAAGAGACACTGACTGTGACATCTGGGCAGGGGGACACTCATGGGTGACGTGTCCCTGTGCGTGTGTCCCAGCCCGGACTCACCCCCCGGCTGCTTGGTGCTCACGACCTGGGTGTACAGCACCTCCCCCTCCTCTGGGGGGGccgggggctccgggggggCCCTGAGGGAATAAAGGGGATGTGTGGGAGGCAATGGGAGGGCTTGGGGGTTGGGGTCAAAGGGGAGAGTGTGGTTTGAGCCCCCCACTcacctttcctgctgcttcctggcagctgcaaagGAAAGAGGGGAGGGGTAACTGTGGGGTCCGCAGGGCCCTGAGCCCTCTCAGGAATCCTCAAACCCCACTGCACCCTCCatttcccccaggacccctgagcatccctggtgcCCCCAGAACTCCTGAACCACGCCAATGGTCTGGAGCCTCCGAGCCACCAGAAGCTCAAGCCTGGAAGTGAGGGAGAACCTCCAAATTCCAATGAGACAATTGaaagaatccccaaaatcccttcacaGGCCTCCAacaccaccccaaatccttcaggACCCTGAGCCAAGGTCCTGAGCGCTCAGCACTTCCCATGtcagggtgctgtgggtgctgccccATCACCCCCACATTTTGGTGGCCCCTCagctccccagtgtccccattgtccccattgtcacccaCCCATGCTGTTCCACCGGTGccagcccacagctccagccacgagcaggagcaggaagaggagggaccCGCCAAGGGCTGCGGCCACTgcaggggacagaagggacacaTCAGGGtcacctgtcactgcagggctcctgccatcccaatgaccctgagtgaccccaccTGTGTTCCAGCGGTGTCCAGTGGTTCCCTGTGGTGTCACCTCCAGCAGTGGTGTCACCTGGAGTGCCGGGGGACCGGGGGTGATGGTGGCATTGGCCACGGGCACTGCggggacacagacagggctgaggccggggggaggggctggcacccgctgtggggggaggggggcacGGGAGGGATGGGTTTGATGGGGAAATGTGGGGGATGGGGTCACCCCAtggaggggtgaggggacacagagaacgatgaggggacacaggggagaGGCGAGGGGACACGAGAAAGATTTCTGGGGGACACGGATGTCCCCAGGGAAGTTCcgtggggctgtgggggctccccgtgcccatccctgcactcACTGCACACCGTGACGCCGAGCCGGGCGCTGCTCTTCCGCACAGCCCCACCCTCGGATTTCACCTCGCAGCTGTAATTCCCCGAGTGGGAGACCCCCACGgcgggcagcaggagctgcagggaccccTGCGGGCCCCCAACCAACTGCCCGTCCCGGTAGAAGCGGTACaggaggggggctgggggccgcagggggctggggatgctgaggcAGCTGAGATTGAGGGGGGACCCCTCGGGGAGCTCGGGGGGACCCTACAGCACTGGCACCGTGAAGAGCTCTGGGAAAGAGATGGGGAAGGGGGATTTGTGATCCCGAgtgcctggggaggggctgtgggggtgtcGGGGTGGCGGCTGTGGGGTGCTCACCCTGCACTGTCACTGACACCGGAGCCGACTGCTCCCACCCGGAACTCCAGTATGTCACCAGGCCCCTGCAGTGGTAGTGGCCGCTGTGGTTCcgctgcagaggggacaggaacagcTCGGTCCCATCCTGAAGCGTCCCCAGTTTCTTCCCGTCGTGGTAGAAGGACACCGAGGTGACCGGATTGTTTCTGCCACACCCGGCAGCGcagtgtcaccgtgtccccctCCAGCAGCGCCCGCGccggcacctgcagcaccagccagtctgggggacaggggggacctGTCACACCCGATGTCACCGGGACCCCCCCATGGGGTCACACCAGGGGTCCCCAATTCCAGCACGGGgtccccctgctctgggatgctctgggatgtccccagagcaggggacaggctCTGGTCACACCAGGGGGTGACCCATGGAGctgagcccaccctgagccctcGGGGTCCCCGcgggtgccaggctggggacacccaaacCCCGCTCACCATCTGAGACTGTCACAGGGGGGCTGAGCTCCGGTCCCAGGTCTCTGACACTGGTAGGTGCCACTCTCGGTGACAGTGAAGCTGTCGTGTCCCTTCAGCCACCAGCTGCCGCCCGTCCTTGTACCAGGTGGTGTCACCGGCGGTCCCCGAGCCCTGGCAGGTCAGTGTCACCCGGTCCCACAGCACCGCCGGCGTCCAGGGGGGCtccaccaggagctggggggtctgggcacctgcgggtgacaggggacaccagcctgccagggccaccacggggctggggacagcggggcggGGACATGGCATCCCCCGAGGACTCACCAGCGAGGCCGAGggtctgggctggaagggagaagggacagggctggctgggggtggcaccgtggggacagcgggacacgGGGGGGTGTGGGGCTGTCCCCGAGCTGGCACAGGTCACCCCCGCCAGCCCCACAGGGCCACATCCCCATGGCCATGTCCTTTTGTTCCCCTtgtccctctgctccatccctgtccccctgtccccacagcatgCCCAGCCCCAAGGTGCCAAACCCCACATCTCTGTCCCCACAtgccctgtccccctgtcccattcctgtccccctgtcccattcctgtccccatatCCCTCACCCCACAGGAGCAGCGCCACCTTCCCGGccatcccgctgtccccggccATCGGCACTGGCTGTCACTCGCTGCTGGGGCCACCTGTCCCCTTGCTGGCGGTTGTTCGGATGAAAGGGA includes these proteins:
- the LOC117008715 gene encoding uncharacterized protein LOC117008715 isoform X2; this encodes MGNQSHPSSFPLQLPGSSRKGPPRWRILRPPTWSCGGHMGNLGNPVTSMAIYSKTSRKPQDRSPTPESLTGTPPSPPPGEHEELPGPHGRQRDPNDSYENIL
- the LOC117008715 gene encoding uncharacterized protein LOC117008715 isoform X1, with product MGNQSHPSSFPLQLPGSSRKGPPRWRILRPPTWSCGGHMGNLGNPVTSMAIYSKTSRKPQDRTPRRMGLGWTPTSWAPSGQGGPPHHLPQVSTRSCRDPTGDSGTPMTATRTFCDTGGHWGHWGHLETPPEGPPCVSPARFPHWAAALVSCARALPVLVPGAIGAKREFAKGAICPGPSRPRPPWPLRGWSWHRGAPCWPEVLPCSAPCWPGVLPAAPPAGRECSLQRPLLAVPRTAPKMNKQP
- the LOC117008715 gene encoding uncharacterized protein LOC117008715 isoform X4 → MELRGPHGQPWEPSDIYGNLQQNLQEAPGQDPPQDGAGLDPHVVGTERAGGEHEELPGPHGRQRDPNDSYENIL
- the LOC117008715 gene encoding uncharacterized protein LOC117008715 isoform X3, whose translation is MELRGPHGQPWEPSDIYGNLQQNLQEAPGQDGAGLDPHVVGTERAGGTPPSPPPGEHEELPGPHGRQRDPNDSYENIL